DNA from Schistocerca gregaria isolate iqSchGreg1 unplaced genomic scaffold, iqSchGreg1.2 ptg000994l, whole genome shotgun sequence:
TTTTCAGATAGGGAGCGAGCTTCTGTACTCAATGCCTTCGCGCAGGAAATACTTTGCATAAAAAAATCCAAGTTCTGAATAGACAGACGTTCTCTTGATCGACGAATCTGATACAATTCACCTTTTAAGCGCTCCGCTTCGCGGCGGGTGAAGTCCGCGCCACCACGAATCAGATCCATTGCATACCCAAATGTGTCCTCGGTGATGATCTTGCCATCCAGCCCCGGCAAGTGCAATTCGAAACTGATAAAGCATCAATTCAAATGAAGAAAATAAGCGCCAGGGAGAAAATCATAAACGATTGAAATGGAGAGATGTAAACATACGCCCTGTCAAAACCTTTCAAGCCTTACAGAGAGCGGGGTTTGAGCCAGGAAGTTAGTTATGCGCAAAGAAAACTGTCTTTTTGTCTCTTACTATTTTGAGGAGAAGGGTATACGGAAGGTGAATGAGGTGGATCATCGGTATGAGTCATACTCGATAACAGAAGTTTTACATTTGAGGCGTGAATTTCTCAGGACaaagatgaaaaatgaaaaaaatttgtcaaatttgaaatttttttttgatcgAAATAATACGCAAATACATAACAAGAAACGATAATTGAAATTCTGTAGATTTCTAGTTGAATTTCAGTGAGAAGATCATGGACGTAGGAGTTGAATGAAAATATGAGTGACAATTTTGCCAGGGGCTTTACCGTCTGTGTGCTGCATGACGTGTCCGACGAAATGTTGAAGGACTCGGGTGTTTCCAGAGCGGTATTGCTGAACTTGCTTTGGAAAAGCGGAGAGAGTGtcttgacagagttgttgaagaAATTGGTGATCGTTGATTTGAGTAAGCTTTCGATCACGAACAATAGAAGAAGGACATCGCATGTCGCCAAGGAAGATAGATGCTATGATGTCTTTAGCTATTTTTGAAGAAATGGAATTATCTGAGATCAGGTCAAGGATTTCTCCTAGGTGGTCGCTGGATAGAGGCGAGCGGTCGATATCtagtttgtgaattttgagttgAGAAAAAATATCGTTGATAATCCAATTGGCGATATCTTTATAGTTACTGCGGCCATGAGCAACGCGCTCAAAGTAAGCAGAGGCACCCAGATGGGAGGAGAGAATGTTCGCATCGTAAGGATCGAGCTTATAAGTATTGATAAGATCGTCGCGAACTTGATCCGGAAGAGGAGGAATTTGCTCAGAGATTCGACGAATTCTTTCTTGATCGATAACCAAATAAGGAAGATCGGGTTCAGGGAAGAAGAAGTAGTCAGTGGAATCGCTCTTTTCTCGCCCAACAGACGTAATACGTTTGATAGGATTGTAAAATCTGGTTTGTTGTTCGACGATTTGATTAGATTCAATAAGGGAGACTTGTCGATGCGCCTCGTATTCAATGGCACGAGAAAGATTTCTAATAGAattcaaatttttgatttcacatcGCGTTCCTTTTAGCAAAGAAGATGCGCGTTGTACGCTTACGTTGGCATCGCAACGAAGGGAACCTTCTTGCATGTTTCCATTGCAAACATCAAGGTATCTGAGGACAAGTTGCAactttctgagaaaagctgcagccTCCACTGGACTGCTAATCTCTGGCTTGCATACAATCTCTACGAGGGCACATCCAGCACGATTCAGATCGATGTAAGTTAAGTGGTCCTCCTGGTCATGAAGAGATTTGCCTGAATCTGTTTCCAGCTGTATGCGCTCAATAGAAACTCTTTTGGTCGTTTGCCCAGGAAGCAAAATGTCAAGATACCCGCCTGTGACAATTGGGTAGTCACGCTGGGTGATTTGATATCCTCCAGGAAGATCGCAATAAAAATAATGCTTTCGGTCAAAACGACAAAGCATGTGAATATGACCATCTATAGCAAGCCCAATTTTGACAGCTCGATTAACGCACTCTTCGTTAAGCACCGGCAATGTACCGGGAATAAAGGCATCAAAAAAAGAAACGTTGTGATTTGGTAAATCTCCAAAGGCAGACGGAGCCGATGAAAATAATTTGGTCTTAGATGTTATTTGAGCATGAATTTCTAAGCCAACAGCCATCTTCCAAAGATCAGTGCTTCCTTGAATAAGGTAATCAGACACAGGCGGATTTGTCACTTCGTCCAAACTTCCCAATACTCGCACGCGTGCATCCTGTGCAGATGGAGATGTAGCAAATTCTAAATGGGATTGCGGTAATTTGTTGCAAATTCTTTTTGTCTCTATAGTCGCATTGTTTTTCGTATACTCACTCGTCATCATACGACGACAAATAGACGGAACCAAACTACGCGCAGATCTTCTAGGGACATTCGGAAGCCTTCGCACAAGCGTCGGCTCAAAACAGCCAAACATCGTAACCTCAGTACAATACACAGTTATCTTTAACAAAAATGCATCATTCTCTCTGAAAACAAATCTCTTTTTTCCCTTCAATTACCAAGCTCTAAATTCAGGCCTCTGAGAAAGTCTAATATAGCCCTTTCTTGCTTCTTGTCGCCAAGTCTATCGAACTTCTGACTACAGAGCATGTCAATGACCTGCTGCCGACCCTCTAACTGACAAAACGCGCATTTTAGTGCTTCtgcctttttttttatcaaaaataaaaaatttcgtaCAAGATTTGCATAACCTGTGTCACAGAGCTCTAAAAACTCTGAAAGCTTGAGCATGAGCTCATTAGTTTCGTTCCTCCGTTCATTCACCTGCACGTGAATTGACATACGAATCAATTCCTTCAATGACGGTTCCAGGAAAATTTAATTCAAGGAAAAGGAAATGAGCCTTAGGATTATGATGCAAAAGGAACAGTAAGAAAGAATCACGTACAATGATCAATGCACGCAGGCGGCTGATGTAAACCTCCCACGCCCGTGCCATACATTAGCCCAATAAACGCAACTATGAATCTGTCAGTTCGCTCGAGAAAAAAAACAGCTATTCTAACTAATACCGAACCTACGCTCTTTTAAAAATGTACCACAAACCCGTCGAAGCGGACTTCGATTCAGttccaaaaaattttttttaagtatatacaaacagcattgtatgatagagaGACGAAAATATCATAGTCTCACTTAGCAGCTAAAAGAGGGTGCTTCAGCTCAACTGTTCTCTAAAAAAATTACCCAATTGAATGTTCATCAAAATATACTAAAATATACTATCTATAGGACGTACTTACATGATGAGCTCAGCTACCGGTCCAATCCCTTTCAGCGACATACTTGATAAAATAAGCCCTTACTATTTTGCTGCCTTGGGTATCGGGCTCGCTACTTCTGTATCTATATTGGGTAGTGCATGGTAAGTCAATCTGATTACACGTTATCTCCTCTTTCAATCCTTTTGCCTTTACACGCACAAATGTTTCTTCCATCTAGACTGACTATGTAGAACTTTCAATTAGGGGAATATTCACAATAGCGCCCTCACTTTTGGGCACAGCATCCAAAGTCCCTCGCATCAAATCCAAAAACATGATCAGGTATATTCATTTTTCCCTCATAAGCCAACTATACTCGTTCCAGAACTTTATCTTACCTATTTTTTTCCAGCATTATCTGCTGCGAAGCCGTAGCTGTCTATGGAATCATTGTAGCGATTGTATTCCAAAGCAAACTAGAGgcaaattctaaagaaacattcagtGCCGCAGATTACCATGCGGGGTTTTCATTGTTTTGGGGGGGTCTCCAATGTGGCTTAGTTAACCTATTCTGCGGGTACCGCTAAACTCTCCTTAATTATCCTCCTAAATTGTATACACACAAATATTCACCAACTTTCGTAGTATCTCTGTAGGCATCATCGGCGCTAGCGTAGCCATGGCAGATGCCGCCAACGAATCTCTATTCGTCAAAGCCCTTATCGTCGAAATATTTGCCTCTCTACTCGGACTCTTCGGCGTCATCTTAGCTATCATCCTATACTCTCTGGCTCATTTTTCCTAGTGCGAATTCTGTCACTTCGTTTTCTTTCATATAAAAGTACACGCAGCTCATCTTCTTTGTCCTCAATAAACTTATATTATACACGGTTGATTCTACCATCTTTGTCATTCTCTCTAGCTAAGACAATTAACAATGCCTTActaaaaactgtaattttttttctccctTCATTATCAATAACAGACTTAGCTCCTCCCCTATGCAAGTGTCCGGTACAATTCGTATTGTATCCTCTAACCCCCTCAACCTTGCAAACACCCTTCCGTCTGGTCAAAGCTTCAGATGGAAACTCTGTAGAAGCCACACTTGGATAGGCGTTATCGGTAAGATGAAATGTCaatgaaacaattttttgttttttcatcaTATTGACCTCAATGTTTCTATTCAGATAATCACGTCATTTCCCTGAAACAAAATTCACCCTCTTTGATATCATATACTGCAGAACCTTGCGCCAGTTCAGAAGCTATCAAAAATAGACTCATCGACTATTTTAGATTAGAAAGCCCTCCACTCAGAGAATTGTACCGACAATGGGGTCAATCGACCAAAACTAACCATGCTGAAAACCATACAGCAGATATCAacgcagacttcaagaaaaaagCGCAAAAATTGGATGGATTGAGATTGCTAAGACAAGATCCTTATGAATGTACTTTCTGTTTTATATGTAGCCAAAACAATCATACTAAACGCATTTCAAGCATGGTCGAAACGCTGTGTAACGTACGAAAAAAAGTGAACCCAAAATTTGTGGAGCATCTTTCAGAACGAGACTGAAAGATAAAATGCCAAATTGCGCTGTATAAACAAAATTGGCTGACAGTTCCAATTGtcaaaaaacatttgttcagattgTGGATAAAACAAAATATCCACCAGCCGTCAATTTTGAAGTATAACGGCTTTCATATGCAGGAAATAAATTTGTCTAGATATGTGCCTTACCTTTCTCTTCCTTGTTCTTCCTACCAGGTCTATGGGTCATTTATCGCGACGGTTGACGGTGTCGACTATTACGCATTCCCAAAAATTGATCAGCTGGTATGTGAGACAGATGCACCCCAAAAAATACAGCACACGCCAAACTTCAAATGTATAATAAAACTAATTAGCTGTTGTTTTCTGTCggatgaaatttcttcctcatttggCTGATAAGCTTCGAGCAACAGAACCTGAATTGCGCGGACTCGGGTTTGGGTATCGCTCTAAATATATAGTCGAGTCAGCTAAAATTGTCAAGGAGAATGGCGGAGAAACTTGGCTCAGATTACAGAAATTGGTACCGACAGACGTAGCTAAGTTGGCACTTCTATCTTTACCGGGCATAGGTCATAAGGTTGCAGATTGTATTGCTCTGTTCTCTATGGAGAGATTGGATGTGGTTCCTGTCGATACGCATGTCTGGAAAATAGCGATGAGATATCtaccaaaacgaaaaaaaaattcatcAACTTATCAATACATAGCAGACTTTTTCAAGGAGAAGTTTGGTCCATATTGCGGATGGGCGCACACAATATTATTTGCAGCTGAattgaagacatttcaaacagttatGGATGAGGATTCTAAAGTCAATAAGTCCAAAACCAAAGCTAAAAAAACTGCCAATTTATGAATGGGATAAATTAGGGAATTCGACCAATACTTCGCACACATTATTAAAAAGTTTCCATATTTGCACGTCTCTAAGTACCTTTTTGTATACGACATGGTTTAGAACAGGTGTCCACGTTGAAGGGAGTTCGCTTTGTTTCAATGGTTGCCATTTTAGGTGGTCAGGTTCAGGACAATAAGTGTGTCATAGAATTCGAGGGGCCATGCAAAAATAGAATGGATCAGCTACTCGTAAGCACAATTTTTACTAGAAGCTCTGGAGATTTGATGTTAGGATTCATTGACATAAATCTGACCCACCAATTTTTCTCCACATTTTCATACAAGCTGCTCAGTGCTATTTCGGCACAGGCCATGGTCTGCTCCTCTTTTTCCTGTTTGCATTTAACTTCAACCAACAGAGTTTTTTGATAACGATCTTTCAGTGTATAGATAAATCGTTCGTTCCAGACTGGGTGAAaacagcagttttcgatgcacttcgtcTCTTTTATCACGTCATCTAATGTAATTCTGACAAAAAGGTTAAGTGGGATAAAACAGTTTTGAATCAAATTTCTTCCAGCAATAAtagaaatgttcaaatttgtttGCTTTTGGCTTTCTGTATAAGTGGTTTTTGCGACAGTGCTCCTAAGTTTCAATGTGCATTCTTCCACCTTTTCAACCCATTTGTCGGTCATAGCCTTATTATCAGTGATAAACACATAAACCCTACTGTCGCTGACCATACGGAACCCAGATCTTTCTTCTTCTGAACGTTCTATTTTGAATTCTAAATAAGGTAACATCAAATCGAAGGCTTCACTCTCTCCAGAAGGGTCTATCTGCGCGACAAGTATGATATTTTCAAAAGCACGCACTTTCACTTTGCTGATTCTAGGGTGATTTGAATCAGCACTAATTAGGCGCATTTCCATGGTGTCCTCGTATAAAACATCACAGGGCGACTCTTTCATGTTTTTTGATATTTCTGATTTGGCGGTGAGTCCTTCAAGAGGTTTGACGGCAGGTTCGATTGTCTGGTCTTGAAAAGAAAATGTGCTTCTTTGGTTGCGCATCATGACCTTGAGACAGGAAATATAATTAGATGCTTCTTTAATATGAGACAAACAATCAGCGAACAAGGTGTAACCTATGCTCATAGGATTGGTGTAGACGAGTAGAATACTAAACGAGCGCTCATAATCTTGAATCCGACTGctcgaaaaaattaaaatttccccTAAGTCTATAGACGATCTAGACTTAGCTTTGCACTCTTCTAGTAGCTTGTTGAACTCTTTTACTTTTttggatttacaaaagatatcaaaGGTCGATGGAAGATTTGCCAAATACACTGTATACTGTTTTAAGACAGAGACCAAATCGTCTTTCAGCGAGTCACTAGAATCAGCTTGGAACTGAATCAAGTGCTTGAGACTTTCTAAAAACTTAAAATGATTTCTCGAGAGGACAGAAAGTTGCGATATCAAATATTCGCAAGTGGATAGTTCTTGCTCAGACATAATTTTTTTTAGCTTGATATATTGATTTTTAAAGCAAGGTTCGTATATTTCCGAAACCATCTTTAACATAGAATAGTAGTTGCATTCGGACTGTATCAGATTGATGAGTTCATTGAAATATGTGGGACACGTTTTCTTCTCGATACACAAAGAAGATTCGATTtggttttgtaatttcttcagagaCTCTGAGGAACATTCCTTGCCGTCTTCGCTTAAGGAAGTCTCCGTGCGACGGGTGCTCCTTTTCATAAAGGAGATTGGAAGAGGCGGTAACACGCTCTGGGAGGGGTCGTTGATAGATAGGTCTTTAATGATGTCTTCTTTAAAAATAGAAGGTACTCTGCATGATACAACTTGATCAGTGCTCTTGGATTCTGGCGAAATTTGTGTACTTGGAATGGTTTGGTCTACTGTGGTTGGAGAGACAGATAAAGAAGAGACAgcattttccacagtgttgatcatATAATCGTTACAAACGTTTTCAAACTACGAACTCAGTTCGTTAAATTCTGTAATATAGAAAGTAAAAAGCACAATGAAATTTACGAAATTCAAAGCTGGACTTCGACTTTGCACGCCTCCTAGCAATAACCAGATTTGTAAAAAACGACTAAAAAACCACATATACAACCAATGATATATTTTCATATCCTTTTGATGTATTTTTGGTCGACAAACGACAAATTCACGTTTGCATCTCTACTTGCACAAACACAGCACACTAAAAAGAACTTATATCGACCTACCTCCTGAACGATGGTTTCCAAAATACCGTTGATAGCAGCTACGTAATTTAGGAATTTATCAATGCACTCCCCTCGATGATTAGAGTCGCTTTCAAGTAGTCGGTGAACCTCTTTGACAAGAAGTCTGAGATTCTCGGTCAACTCCATAGACAACTTTTTGATGTTTTCATTCTCTGAGATCTCGCAGAGATTTGACAGCAGTTTGTGAATGCTACATACGTTTTCGTACGATTCTACAAACGAGTCATAATTCGATTGGTCGAAATCCTTGTCTGTAGTAAATGTATCGAAGGAATTAGATAACAGATACGCCTGTGTTTTTATATTCGACTTTAAACCTTCAACTATCGAATAAAGGTTCATTGGATGCACTCTATTCAAACGCTTGCTCTATGTCCGCAAAAAAAATGAATTAGCtgactttgttttttgttttttcagaGATATTGTTCTGTCAAAGCGTGTTTTAAAGCGAAGATGATTCGGTGCTAACTCAAGGTACGCCACCGATGCTGTGCAAGAAAAGAGAGTTGATGGAAATTGTGTCGTCTTTCGTCAAGCAGGATACATCATCTCTAACGTCCAAAGTTTTATTAggcaaaaaattttttttggactTCAGATTTGCAACCGGACGTGTACACTATTGAATCTGTGGTTACCCATATGGAAGAGACGGGATTGTCAAAAAATATACTTGATTTGATTTATGAGCCAATAGAAGCAATTCTACAAGAACTCGAACAACTCAGGTGCGAAGAGTATTATTCAGCTTGACATGCAGCTTGTAGAGGTTACGACGCTCTCTTTTAACCAAAACCTTGTAAAGGAGTTCTCAGTTAAATCTACAGTCGAACGTCAAGTTGACTAGTAAAGACATTTTAGTGATTGACTCGGAGCTCGAAGGGGTAATCGACTTTTTTCTTCCTTGCGCGCACAGAAAAGACAGCGCAATTCTCAAAAGTACAAGTGCTAATTAGATGGTATTTTTAGTTCAAGAAGGTGCCAGAATATGTCATCAAGCTCCATGGCATTAAAAAAGACATGATGGAGATATCGGAGCGTGCCAGTTCGCTGGTAGAAAGGTGTGTCGAGATctaagtttttgttgttttgtgactaaaatttttgttttttagggccaaaaaaataaaagatgaaaaacATGCTCAGAGACAAAAAGACGATGAAAGGAAGCGGCAACTGACAGCTAAGCTATCATCGAACCTCACTTCTAATAAAAAGAGTTGAAAAGGCGtcttttttcagtcaatgcttctcCCTTTGCAGGCAATTTGATT
Protein-coding regions in this window:
- the LOC126326546 gene encoding uncharacterized protein LOC126326546 isoform X2, which produces MEETGLSKNILDLIYEPIEAILQELEQLRSSQLNLQSNVKLTSKDILVIDSELEGFKKVPEYVIKLHGIKKDMMEISERASSLVERAKKIKDEKHAQRQKDDERKRQLTAKLSSNLTSNKKS
- the LOC126326541 gene encoding uncharacterized protein LOC126326541, producing the protein MINTVENAVSSLSVSPTTVDQTIPSTQISPESKSTDQVVSCRVPSIFKEDIIKDLSINDPSQSVLPPLPISFMKRSTRRTETSLSEDGKECSSESLKKLQNQIESSLCIEKKTCPTYFNELINLIQSECNYYSMLKMVSEIYEPCFKNQYIKLKKIMSEQELSTCEYLISQLSVLSRNHFKFLESLKHLIQFQADSSDSLKDDLVSVLKQYTVYLANLPSTFDIFCKSKKVKEFNKLLEECKAKSRSSIDLGEILIFSSSRIQDYERSFSILLVYTNPMSIGYTLFADCLSHIKEASNYISCLKVMMRNQRSTFSFQDQTIEPAVKPLEGLTAKSEISKNMKESPCDVLYEDTMEMRLISADSNHPRISKVKVRAFENIILVAQIDPSGESEAFDLMLPYLEFKIERSEEERSGFRMVSDSRVYVFITDNKAMTDKWVEKVEECTLKLRSTVAKTTYTESQKQTNLNISIIAGRNLIQNCFIPLNLFVRITLDDVIKETKCIENCCFHPVWNERFIYTLKDRYQKTLLVEVKCKQEKEEQTMACAEIALSSLYENVEKNWWVRFMSMNPNIKSPELLVKIVLTSS
- the LOC126326543 gene encoding N-glycosylase/DNA lyase-like, producing MQVSGTIRIVSSNPLNLANTLPSGQSFRWKLCRSHTWIGVIDNHVISLKQNSPSLISYTAEPCASSEAIKNRLIDYFRLESPPLRELYRQWGQSTKTNHAENHTADINADFKKKAQKLDGLRLLRQDPYECTFCFICSQNNHTKRISSMVETLCNVYGSFIATVDGVDYYAFPKIDQLLRATEPELRGLGFGYRSKYIVESAKIVKENGGETWLRLQKLVPTDVAKLALLSLPGIGHKVADCIALFSMERLDVVPVDTHVWKIAMRYLPKRKKNSSTYQYIADFFKEKFGPYCGWAHTILFAAELKTFQTVMDEDSKVNKSKTKAKKTANL
- the LOC126326545 gene encoding uncharacterized protein LOC126326545, whose amino-acid sequence is MMSSATGPIPFSDILDKISPYYFAALGIGLATSVSILGSAWGIFTIAPSLLGTASKVPRIKSKNMISIICCEAVAVYGIIVAIVFQSKLEANSKETFSAADYHAGFSLFWGGLQCGLVNLFCGISVGIIGASVAMADAANESLFVKALIVEIFASLLGLFGVILAIILYSLAHFS